DNA from Pseudoalteromonas rubra:
AAGTAAATAATAGTAACAATGACTTATAAGGTAGACATGGCCGTTCTTTTGTTTTCATTGGCTTCTTGGTACAGCCATTGCTGATAAGGATCACCGTATTGCAAAGGGGATACCGAGTGGATAGCTGCACATCAAGCTGATGATATCACAGGATAAATACACCTCTAGCGGTGAAAAGGTGCCTACCTGTTTTCTGCCAAGCTATTGATTATATTGCTTATTGCTATCTTTCTTGACGTTTTAACAGTTTGAGCTGCATTTTTGCGACAAACGAACTGCGCTACCTGTGGTGCTACTGTAGCGCGTTGGTATTGTATGCCATATCTTGCTATTTAAGCGTGACGATATGATGCACCAGTATTATTGGCGAGGTAGATAGTGTACAGGGGATATGAAATGGGCGGCGAGGCGCAGCCAACCCGGCTTTCTCTGTTTTGGGAAGTTAGGCTAAATAAAAAATGGGCCCGGATTGAGCCCAGTGTTTAGTGAGTGTCTAATGGATCACCCCACGCCCCAAAACGCGTGATCAGGAGGCGAGTGGGTCATGCCAGGAAAACCGCATGCGCTTATCCTGGTATCGCGTGTCCAGGCAGATCAAAAGTCCTGATACAGGTAGTTTATTTTCTGGGTTTTGGTTGCATCACACGAAGGGTAGCCAACTCTAAGTGACTTACCTGTGTTCGCCGCCGCCAGCAATATCGCGGTATTCACATTGGCGGTCGCTTCTGACAGTTCATAGTACCAGTAGGTGTTACCTGAGTTGGCACCTTTCTTACATTCATCGCCCTTGAGACGAAAATATACCCGGCTGCCACTGGGGTAGATACGTTCAACCTGTCCGGCGCCCTTGGCTGCCAGCGCAGCAGGCGCGAGCGGAAGTAATAAAGATAATGTGAGAATAGTCGTGAATTTCATAATTAAAATGGTCCTTTTTTAAAAACAAACATTATTCGGTACGCATCAGGCTAATTCAACATCTGAAAATAAAGTTTTTGTTACAAAGGATGTTGTGACTGAGCTGACTAGGAGCGAACAGGCGCTGTTCAGGTCATTTAGAGTGACTTTGGCTGTTGAGTATGCTCAGAGCAGGACTTTCAACGCAAAGAACGCGCCCATGCTGGCTAACACAACGAACAGGGTGTTTTTCACCAACAAGCTTAAGACAATGGCCAGTATTCCTCCCAACAAAAAGGGGTTGGTAAGATCATGCATATTGAATGTCACTTCGCCAAATACTATTGGTGCCGCCATCGCGGTCAAAATACAGGGCGCGGTGTAACTTAAAAACCGTTGTACCCTCAGGTCGAGTTTGACGGGCAGCTTTTCCATAAAAAAGGCGTAGCGCATAAAGAAAGTGATCAGCGCCATTAATAAGATCAGATCGTAACTCATGGTTTGCCTCCTAGCTGGTTTCTTTGTCTAAACGGTAGCCGACCACCATGCCGATCAGCGCGGACAGCAACAAACCGTTAGGCACCTCGAATTTGTGAAACAGCACGGCACAACCGGCGGATACCAGCACCGCCACGAGCACTGGCGATGATTTTATGGCAGGCACCACCATGGCAATAAAGGTGGCGGCAATGGCAAATTCGAGTCCAAGGCTTTCGAGATCCGGAATACTGGTGCCAGCCACAATGCCAGCCAGTGTGGACAGGTTCCAGATAACATAGAAAGTGGCACCAGAGATCAGCGCATAATCTAACGGGAAATAACCGAGCTCCTTGCGTTTATTCTCGGTCACAGCAAACATTTCATCGGTGAGCAAAAAGGCCATCAGCATTCTGTGATGTAAGGGTAAGCCCATTGCATGACTGCGAAAAGTTGCAGAGTAGAGCAAGTGGCGTGAGCTGATCACAGCAGTACTGCCCAAAATGGTCGCGATACCCCCACTGGCACCTGTCAGCGTCAACGCAGACAGTTGCGCTGCGCCAGCAAAGACCAGCAGCGACATCAGTTGTGATTGCAACGGGCTCAGCCCGACTTGAATGGCCAATGAACCACATAAAATGCCCCAGGGGATCACGGCAATTGATAAAGGAAGAATGTCAAAAAATGCGGCCAGTTTAATGGATCTGACTGGTTGTGTATTCATCGTTTGCTCCGTGCTTATGGTGCCATCAATCTAAGCGAAGGTTGCACTTAACTGAGCGGCGTTATTTCGCAGAGGTTGAGGGGTCGTGCTGTTTTCAGAATACTGTACCTGTACTGGTGCATCACTGCAATAATAGCCATTTTAGAAAGTGAAGTGTTTTCAATGTTGTACTATTTTGATTCGGGCATTCTTAGCTGCGGTTTTATAGGTATAGGGTAAGCTAAATTTGAAATGTATACTTAGCGACCGATTGGAGGGGAGTCGATGTATTTCTGACTGCTGGTAGGGCCAAACAAGCTGCAATAGTGTCTGGCCCAAAGAGGTTAGTAGTCCTGATACAAATAATGTATCTTCTGGCTTTTATCTGGTTCACAGGAAGGGTAACCAATTTTGATGACTGTCCCTGTAGCCGCTGCCGCCAGCAGCATGGCAGAATTCATGTCCGCGGCACCATCGGACAGTTCATAGTACCAATAGGTATTTCCATTGTTCGCGTCTTTTTTACATTCATCTCCTTTCAGTCGAAAGTTGACTCTTGTATCAGTAGGGTAGATACGCTCAACGGTTCCTACTCCTTTAGCTGCCAGCGCCGACGGTGCCAGTGGCAATAACAGAGAAAATGCTAACATTAGTTTGATATTCAAAGCTTGCTCCTTGAGGTTATTAAAGGGGTCTGTTATCCCTTTTCAGTATGAAACTTAGTCGTTCAGCCGGTTTTGATGATCTAATTGTGCGGTACCACTGGTGCTCGGGAGCACTATGGTATAACGGCAACCCTGTCCGGCCTCACTTTGGCATTCTATGGTGCCTTTGAGTTTTTGAGTCACAATATTAAAGACAATGTGCATCCCTAGTCCAGTCCCACCGCTGCTGCGTCGGGTGGTGTAAAATGGTTCAAAGACTTTATCCCGCGTTTCTTCGCTCATGCCGACGCCATCATCAGATACCGTCCAGATGAGCTGCTGCGATTGGGGGTTAACCGCAATGCAGAGAGTACCGGGTTGTTTTCCATCATCGAATCCATGTTTAATGGCATTGTCGACCAGATTTGTGAGGATCTGGGCAATGGCACCCGGGTAAGTAGACAAGCGGGCCTCTGCCGGAAAGTCGGTTGTTACTGTGACCTGGGTATGCTTCCATTTGGGGTGTAAACTGGTCAGCACATCGTTGAGATAATCCGGCAGGTTGATGGTACTGAGCTCTTCTATGGACTGGTCAACAGCCACTTGCTTGAAGTTTTTCACCAGCTGCGCTGCACGATTCAGGTTCGATTCCAGCAATTGCAGACTTTCTTTCAGTGTGGCAAGAAACTGCTCCAGATTGTCTTTGCTGAGTCGCGCGTCAGCCAGTTTTTGCTCGCATTCTGCCAGTGCTTTACTGGCATAAGAGCCAGCCGTAATGCCAATCCCAAGCGGCGTATTAATTTCATGGGCAACGCCGGATA
Protein-coding regions in this window:
- a CDS encoding AzlD domain-containing protein, encoding MSYDLILLMALITFFMRYAFFMEKLPVKLDLRVQRFLSYTAPCILTAMAAPIVFGEVTFNMHDLTNPFLLGGILAIVLSLLVKNTLFVVLASMGAFFALKVLL
- a CDS encoding AzlC family ABC transporter permease; translated protein: MNTQPVRSIKLAAFFDILPLSIAVIPWGILCGSLAIQVGLSPLQSQLMSLLVFAGAAQLSALTLTGASGGIATILGSTAVISSRHLLYSATFRSHAMGLPLHHRMLMAFLLTDEMFAVTENKRKELGYFPLDYALISGATFYVIWNLSTLAGIVAGTSIPDLESLGLEFAIAATFIAMVVPAIKSSPVLVAVLVSAGCAVLFHKFEVPNGLLLSALIGMVVGYRLDKETS